One genomic segment of Sphingobacteriales bacterium includes these proteins:
- the era gene encoding GTPase Era: MPNVGKSTLMNFLVGEQLAIVTNKAQTTRQRLLGIVNGPDFQIVYSDTPGLLEPKYKMQDAMLGYIQTALDDADIVLLIADITNQTSAENYQSLIRKVKVPVLLLLNKIDLLTPEKVELALQFWQQNVKAQLYLPVSAITGQGLQQLQNQLIGLLPASPPYYDKDELTNRPYRFFVAEIIREKILLTYAQEIPYSVEVVIEKYTEEPNIVRIEAQIWCNRKSQKPIIIGAGGKMLKKVGTLARKDIEAFIGRQIFLGIQVKVRENWRDDELTLKNLGYIS; the protein is encoded by the coding sequence ATGCCTAATGTGGGTAAATCAACCCTAATGAATTTTTTAGTAGGCGAGCAATTAGCCATTGTAACCAACAAAGCCCAAACAACGCGCCAACGCCTGCTGGGTATTGTAAATGGCCCCGACTTTCAAATTGTTTACTCCGATACGCCCGGCCTTCTTGAACCAAAATATAAAATGCAAGATGCCATGCTGGGTTATATACAAACTGCCTTAGATGATGCCGATATTGTACTGCTTATTGCCGATATTACTAACCAAACCAGTGCCGAAAATTACCAGTCGTTAATACGCAAGGTTAAAGTACCCGTTTTGTTGTTACTAAATAAAATAGACTTACTAACCCCCGAAAAGGTTGAATTGGCTTTGCAGTTTTGGCAGCAAAATGTAAAAGCGCAGCTATATTTACCTGTATCGGCAATAACGGGGCAGGGTTTACAGCAACTTCAAAATCAATTAATAGGTTTATTGCCCGCCTCGCCACCCTATTACGATAAAGACGAACTTACCAACCGCCCTTACCGGTTTTTTGTTGCCGAAATTATTCGCGAAAAAATATTGCTTACCTACGCGCAAGAAATTCCATACTCGGTAGAAGTTGTCATTGAAAAATACACCGAAGAGCCAAATATTGTGCGCATTGAAGCACAAATTTGGTGTAACCGAAAGTCGCAAAAACCAATAATTATTGGGGCGGGTGGTAAAATGTTAAAAAAAGTAGGAACTTTAGCCCGCAAAGACATTGAAGCCTTTATTGGAAGGCAAATTTTTTTAGGCATACAAGTAAAAGTTCGCGAAAATTGGCGCGACGATGAGCTAACACTCAAAAATTTAGGCTATATTAGTTAA
- the der gene encoding ribosome biogenesis GTPase Der, whose product MSFTVAIVGRPNVGKSTLFNRLIGSRDAIVDDISGVTRDRKYGESYWNGKVFNVIDTGGFVPNSSDIFETAIREQVAIAMEEASLIVFVTDVTTGITDLDEAVARMLHRAKKTVLLAVNKVDNHNRLLDAQEFYSLNFDETFFIASMTGSGTGELLDALVQHIPDEHTEEYASTEDKDSLANKPHFAIVGQPNVGKSSLINALIGETRNIVSNIPGTTRDAIDTHYKLYNKDFVLIDTAGIRKKAKVKENLEFYSVMRAITAIDRADVCLLLIDATLGIESQDLNIFRLAQNKKKGIVVLVNKWDLVEKETNTARDFEAHIKYKLAPLSDVPVIFVSALEKQRIFKAIEEALEVYERRKQHISTHQLNEFLREVVTAYPPPSHKSRHISINYVTQIETRYPTFVFFSNHPRYIKDAYRGYLENKLREKWNFTGVPITIFFREK is encoded by the coding sequence ATGAGTTTTACCGTAGCTATAGTTGGCCGCCCAAATGTTGGCAAATCAACGTTGTTTAACCGCCTGATTGGTAGCCGCGATGCCATTGTGGACGACATAAGCGGCGTAACCCGCGACCGCAAATATGGCGAAAGTTATTGGAACGGAAAAGTATTTAATGTAATTGATACCGGAGGCTTTGTGCCCAACTCGAGCGATATTTTTGAAACAGCCATCCGCGAGCAAGTTGCCATAGCTATGGAAGAAGCCTCGTTAATTGTTTTCGTAACCGATGTTACAACCGGAATAACCGACCTTGACGAGGCAGTAGCCCGCATGTTGCACCGAGCAAAAAAGACGGTTTTATTGGCAGTAAATAAAGTTGATAACCACAACAGGCTTTTAGATGCTCAAGAATTTTATAGCCTAAACTTTGATGAAACCTTTTTTATTGCTTCTATGACTGGTAGCGGTACCGGCGAATTATTAGACGCACTCGTTCAGCATATTCCGGATGAACATACCGAAGAATACGCCTCAACCGAAGATAAAGACAGTTTAGCCAATAAACCGCATTTTGCCATCGTTGGCCAGCCTAATGTGGGCAAATCATCCTTAATAAATGCCCTAATTGGCGAAACCCGAAATATTGTATCAAATATTCCGGGTACTACCCGCGACGCCATAGACACGCATTATAAGTTGTATAACAAAGATTTTGTTTTAATTGATACCGCCGGCATACGAAAAAAGGCAAAAGTTAAAGAAAATTTAGAGTTTTACTCAGTGATGCGGGCAATTACCGCCATTGACCGCGCCGATGTTTGTTTACTGCTAATTGATGCCACATTGGGCATTGAATCGCAAGACCTGAATATTTTTAGATTAGCGCAAAATAAAAAAAAGGGAATTGTGGTGTTAGTTAATAAATGGGATTTGGTTGAAAAAGAAACAAATACTGCCCGCGATTTTGAAGCGCATATTAAATACAAGCTGGCACCGCTTAGCGATGTTCCCGTTATTTTTGTCTCGGCTTTAGAAAAACAACGTATTTTTAAAGCTATCGAAGAAGCCTTAGAGGTTTACGAGCGCCGCAAACAACACATAAGTACGCATCAATTAAACGAATTTTTACGCGAAGTAGTTACTGCCTATCCGCCCCCATCGCATAAAAGCAGGCATATATCAATTAACTATGTAACACAAATAGAAACGCGCTACCCTACCTTTGTATTTTTTAGCAATCATCCGCGCTATATTAAAGATGCCTACCGGGGCTATTTAGAAAACAAGCTGCGCGAAAAATGGAATTTTACAGGTGTGCCAATAACTATATTTTTCAGGGAAAAATAA
- a CDS encoding SLBB domain-containing protein produces MRFIKYCFLLILIIGSFNVLPAWAQLYNTKPLPDRTATTGQTDPMKFNRYEFNKYVKEKDPLQTEPTPEDSIKQKISVTPEELRKLGASEDLIRDLMLLNAFSDSLTTQEEEKKRLAFEKSTPPKKIDSLSVKDLQTLIQIQKRDLITKALALPEPKVHGHDFFRRSTLKMMLTDDPRLEMRPPDDYMLSVGDELNITMWGNIDYNRIFTVDKQGGISPDLVGRVYLRGLTLQQARELLKEKYAKTYDLKKSKIEISVSYQRVVTANFVGELLNPGTYRFPALTTAFNALVTIDGPNQFGSVRNIYIKRNGQTIKNLDVYEYLSNPNSKQDFYLEDNDYIVIPSMGPVVTLAGRVRRPFNYELKQGEGLIRAIDFAGGLEADAFAKTITIKRYQNYHAQLIDINLDSLKLFNADFPLLHGDSIMIHRLPLEPRNFVEVIGAVSVPGKYEYTEGNKISDVMNKVEGVLEHADLGRAYVIRLNKDMSKRLIPFNLEEILKNPESKQNIVLQNLDTLQVLSRKDFRQDFMVKIFGAVRMPGEYSYADGLTLNDLFYLSGGMKKEAANTRIEVSRLISFTDRETGKTGKERIVIKRAAVDNDLSVNSEDQDFELKPYDHVFVRYAPDFEAQQIIKIYGEVVYPGEYALTSKEERILSVIERAGGLTPYAFKGAGRLYRMEDSTGYVLLDIERAIVKPEKSKFNYILTMGDSIYIPKMKNVVTLSGAISHFDVDSIKQVSAPYEKNKRAKFYINKYGGGFNRWAKPSRTYVHQPNGAVEKTKRFLFFKRYPKVQNGASIFVDVTDYKKNEKVREARKKDRNWNQAFDSVATKATTLLTLLLLVQQVVK; encoded by the coding sequence ATGCGTTTTATTAAATATTGCTTTCTACTAATTTTAATTATTGGCTCTTTTAACGTGCTGCCTGCTTGGGCGCAACTTTATAATACAAAACCGCTACCCGACCGTACCGCCACCACCGGCCAAACCGACCCCATGAAATTTAACAGGTACGAATTTAATAAATATGTAAAAGAGAAAGACCCCCTCCAAACAGAACCAACCCCCGAAGACTCAATAAAACAAAAAATAAGTGTTACGCCCGAAGAGCTCCGGAAATTAGGCGCATCAGAAGACCTTATCCGCGACCTAATGCTGCTAAATGCTTTTAGCGACAGCCTCACCACGCAAGAAGAGGAAAAAAAACGCCTGGCTTTTGAAAAATCAACCCCACCTAAAAAAATAGATAGTTTAAGTGTAAAAGATTTACAAACGCTTATTCAAATTCAAAAGCGCGACCTAATAACCAAGGCCCTTGCCCTGCCCGAACCAAAAGTACATGGTCATGATTTTTTTAGGCGCAGTACGCTGAAAATGATGTTAACTGACGACCCCCGGTTAGAAATGCGCCCTCCGGATGATTACATGCTAAGTGTCGGAGACGAGTTAAATATTACCATGTGGGGCAATATTGACTATAACCGCATCTTTACAGTTGATAAACAAGGCGGCATTAGTCCCGATTTGGTGGGGCGCGTGTATCTGCGCGGCTTAACCCTACAGCAAGCCCGCGAACTGCTGAAAGAAAAATATGCCAAAACTTACGACCTTAAAAAATCGAAAATCGAAATTAGTGTTAGTTACCAGCGCGTAGTAACCGCCAATTTTGTAGGCGAGTTGCTAAATCCCGGCACCTATCGTTTTCCGGCCTTAACCACTGCATTTAACGCTTTAGTTACCATTGACGGGCCTAACCAGTTTGGTTCTGTTCGAAATATTTACATCAAAAGAAACGGGCAAACTATTAAAAATTTAGATGTTTACGAGTATCTCAGTAACCCCAACAGCAAACAAGATTTTTATTTGGAAGACAATGATTATATTGTAATTCCGTCCATGGGGCCTGTTGTAACCTTAGCCGGAAGAGTTCGCCGCCCGTTTAACTACGAACTGAAACAGGGCGAAGGGCTGATAAGGGCTATTGATTTTGCCGGAGGTCTTGAAGCCGATGCCTTTGCCAAAACAATTACCATTAAACGTTACCAAAACTACCATGCCCAACTGATTGATATTAATTTAGATAGCCTTAAACTTTTTAATGCCGATTTTCCGTTGTTGCATGGCGATAGCATTATGATACACCGCTTGCCACTTGAACCTCGCAATTTTGTAGAAGTAATAGGTGCTGTATCGGTGCCGGGCAAATATGAATACACCGAAGGCAATAAAATTTCGGATGTGATGAATAAGGTTGAGGGGGTATTAGAACATGCCGACCTTGGCCGCGCCTACGTTATCCGGCTAAATAAAGATATGTCTAAACGCCTTATTCCGTTTAATTTAGAAGAAATTTTAAAAAATCCGGAATCTAAACAAAATATTGTGCTGCAAAACTTAGATACCTTGCAGGTTCTGTCGCGAAAAGATTTCAGACAAGACTTTATGGTTAAAATTTTTGGCGCGGTAAGGATGCCCGGAGAATACAGTTATGCCGATGGCCTTACTTTAAACGATTTATTTTATTTGTCGGGTGGTATGAAAAAAGAAGCAGCCAATACCCGGATTGAAGTGTCGCGCCTTATTTCGTTTACCGACCGCGAAACAGGCAAAACAGGCAAAGAACGCATTGTAATTAAACGCGCCGCCGTTGATAACGACCTTAGCGTAAACAGCGAAGATCAAGACTTTGAACTTAAACCATACGACCATGTTTTTGTGCGGTATGCCCCCGATTTTGAAGCCCAACAAATTATAAAAATTTACGGCGAAGTGGTTTACCCCGGCGAATATGCGCTAACCAGTAAAGAGGAGCGCATTTTAAGCGTTATTGAACGCGCTGGAGGACTTACTCCCTACGCTTTTAAAGGAGCAGGGCGGTTGTACCGCATGGAAGACAGTACCGGTTATGTTTTGCTCGATATTGAGCGCGCAATAGTTAAGCCCGAAAAATCGAAGTTTAACTATATTTTAACAATGGGCGACTCGATTTATATACCCAAAATGAAAAATGTAGTAACCTTATCGGGTGCTATTAGCCATTTTGATGTTGACTCGATTAAACAGGTAAGTGCCCCTTACGAAAAAAATAAGCGTGCTAAATTTTATATCAACAAATACGGCGGCGGCTTTAACCGTTGGGCAAAACCATCGCGCACCTATGTTCATCAGCCCAATGGGGCCGTTGAAAAAACAAAACGGTTTTTGTTTTTTAAACGCTATCCAAAAGTGCAAAACGGCGCATCAATTTTTGTTGATGTAACCGATTATAAAAAGAACGAAAAAGTACGCGAGGCACGCAAAAAAGACCGGAACTGGAACCAGGCTTTTGATAGTGTTGCCACCAAAGCTACAACTTTGCTGACCTTGCTGCTGCTGGTGCAACAAGTAGTAAAATAA